A region from the Leptospira venezuelensis genome encodes:
- a CDS encoding DUF6580 family putative transport protein, producing the protein MSLSKNLVAFALLVFAVLSRFLPHLPNFTPVLAISIFAGVYFSNRWLAIALPLGIMLISDLVIGLHDMIPVIYGLFVVYAIVGMKIKDHLGLGSLAIAGLAGSVSFFVITNFFVWLTSGMYTLNGQGLVECYIAAIPFFKYSLLGDFTYVSVLFGSYYLLEKNGFVASTQAA; encoded by the coding sequence ATGTCACTATCTAAAAATTTGGTAGCTTTCGCATTACTTGTATTTGCGGTTCTAAGTCGTTTTCTTCCTCATTTACCGAACTTCACTCCGGTTTTGGCGATTTCCATTTTCGCTGGGGTTTATTTCTCTAACCGTTGGTTAGCGATTGCTCTTCCTTTGGGAATTATGCTGATCAGTGATTTAGTGATCGGTCTTCATGATATGATTCCGGTGATTTACGGATTATTTGTAGTGTATGCAATCGTAGGAATGAAAATCAAAGACCATTTAGGTCTTGGATCTTTGGCGATCGCTGGTCTTGCAGGTTCTGTTTCATTCTTCGTGATCACCAACTTCTTCGTTTGGTTGACTTCTGGGATGTACACTTTGAACGGACAAGGATTAGTAGAATGTTATATTGCTGCGATCCCTTTCTTCAAATATAGCCTACTTGGAGACTTTACTTATGTTTCTGTTCTGTTCGGTTCCTATTATCTATTGGAAAAGAACGGATTTGTCGCTTCTACTCAAGCAGCTTAA
- a CDS encoding ankyrin repeat domain-containing protein, with amino-acid sequence MDWNDLFRAVKTGNNGTLRALLSEAATRDGFAEEFPELRDSYGCGLLYWAIKEGNKEATNLLVEYGSDPNETSSRGETALLLALESENTELTTILLDYGADPELRDMDGNTPLTRAISSGTLELVEMLFDLPNHPPDIESRNGEGYSPLLLAVDMGHLEIAEYLVSKGADPKKKNSEGRTILHLTALHNDYEILDLFSENKEVRSLMENKDQDGNTPLLLSALYDSVECLERLLNLGADPLAKNLSGKTAKEEADRMKFHHTLKVINKATITLLFRASSEGKTDTVEKILSNGYEAEVRDMLGRTPLLLAVKSGKTDLIELLVKNGASPYSTDKEGNSPLALAEASESPALHQIFKQFLNPEEGK; translated from the coding sequence GTGGACTGGAACGATCTTTTTCGGGCAGTAAAGACAGGTAACAACGGAACCCTTCGCGCCTTATTATCAGAGGCGGCGACTAGAGATGGTTTCGCCGAAGAATTCCCTGAACTCAGAGATTCGTACGGCTGTGGACTTTTGTACTGGGCCATCAAAGAAGGAAATAAAGAAGCCACAAATCTTTTAGTAGAGTATGGCTCCGATCCGAATGAGACAAGCTCCAGAGGAGAGACTGCGCTACTTCTCGCATTAGAATCTGAGAATACAGAACTCACCACCATACTCTTGGATTATGGAGCTGATCCAGAACTCAGGGACATGGACGGAAACACTCCATTAACAAGGGCAATCAGTTCCGGAACATTAGAATTAGTAGAGATGCTATTCGATCTTCCAAATCATCCTCCAGATATAGAATCCAGAAATGGAGAAGGTTATTCTCCTCTTCTACTCGCAGTAGATATGGGCCATTTAGAGATCGCGGAATATCTGGTATCGAAAGGTGCAGATCCTAAAAAGAAAAACTCAGAAGGACGTACAATTCTTCATCTCACCGCACTTCATAATGATTATGAAATACTAGACCTATTCTCGGAGAATAAAGAAGTACGTTCTTTAATGGAGAATAAGGACCAAGATGGAAATACTCCTCTTCTTCTTTCCGCTCTATATGATAGCGTAGAATGCCTAGAAAGATTATTAAACCTCGGCGCCGATCCTTTGGCCAAGAATCTAAGCGGTAAAACCGCCAAGGAAGAAGCCGACAGAATGAAATTCCATCATACTTTGAAGGTCATTAACAAGGCCACGATCACTCTCTTATTCAGAGCTTCTTCTGAAGGAAAAACAGATACTGTGGAAAAAATCCTAAGCAATGGTTACGAGGCCGAAGTACGAGACATGCTTGGTCGCACACCATTACTGTTGGCTGTAAAATCCGGAAAAACAGATTTGATTGAATTATTAGTGAAAAATGGAGCTTCTCCTTATTCTACAGATAAGGAGGGTAATTCTCCATTAGCGCTTGCAGAAGCTTCTGAAAGCCCAGCGTTACATCAGATATTTAAACAATTCCTAAATCCAGAAGAAGGAAAATAA
- a CDS encoding LIC_13246 family protein, which produces MKARRSKDVEEHFGWMKLKTDQLGFLGIIHSVNRFYDSLQGSQSNELRYFRRKLVRTDFRYSEIFMKKFGDYEFLIYARIETEGKSESDSWIHVDGIRMERDEMRAKGVKDHPSYEIRCLSDIFEFSCVPASKSEEDKIDSDCS; this is translated from the coding sequence ATGAAGGCCAGAAGAAGCAAAGATGTAGAGGAACATTTCGGTTGGATGAAATTGAAAACAGACCAATTGGGTTTTTTAGGAATTATACATTCTGTAAATAGATTCTACGATTCTCTACAAGGTTCTCAATCCAATGAGCTTCGTTATTTCCGAAGAAAACTAGTAAGAACAGATTTTAGATATTCTGAAATTTTTATGAAGAAGTTTGGAGATTATGAATTTCTGATCTATGCACGAATTGAAACAGAAGGAAAATCAGAATCGGATTCTTGGATCCATGTGGATGGGATCAGAATGGAAAGAGACGAAATGAGAGCGAAGGGAGTAAAAGATCATCCTTCTTATGAAATCCGATGCCTAAGTGATATTTTCGAATTCTCCTGTGTCCCAGCTTCCAAATCAGAGGAGGATAAAATAGATTCGGATTGTAGTTAA
- a CDS encoding VOC family protein, translating to MEVNHIGITSRDPEVSANFYRDIFGLPQKEETEKAAKVLGIGKSNLAIYGEKNDTSSPVFGSGCDFAIRVDPKSFREIEQRLFSQRLEYGVRKSSKTLFLNFHDPDGYLVELMCEEE from the coding sequence ATGGAAGTAAATCATATCGGTATCACCTCCCGTGATCCGGAAGTAAGTGCAAATTTTTATCGTGATATTTTCGGTCTCCCCCAAAAGGAGGAGACCGAGAAAGCCGCGAAAGTTTTAGGCATTGGGAAATCGAATCTAGCGATCTATGGAGAGAAGAATGATACTTCTTCTCCTGTATTTGGATCCGGATGTGATTTTGCAATCAGAGTAGATCCTAAAAGTTTTCGAGAGATAGAGCAAAGATTATTCTCTCAAAGATTAGAATACGGTGTTCGTAAATCTTCGAAGACACTTTTTCTAAATTTCCATGATCCGGATGGCTATCTGGTAGAATTGATGTGCGAAGAGGAATAG
- a CDS encoding RNA polymerase sigma factor, which produces MGSLDTIYRRERDRILAWVRSRVADPEEAEDLLQESFLTAVTELDSAGSIEYLLAYVYAVLRNKVGDWYRFKKAGKYSNTRLEQEFFLEDAIPDKAAGPEKEFYRSLVLQELAIAIEELPEEQKSAFVENVFEGKSFREISEVTGIPEGTLSARKSYAKDFLAKRLKDLKVFFLEEF; this is translated from the coding sequence TTGGGATCCCTGGACACGATATACAGACGGGAAAGAGATAGAATCCTAGCATGGGTTCGTTCTAGGGTTGCGGATCCGGAAGAAGCAGAAGATCTTCTTCAGGAATCTTTTTTAACCGCTGTAACTGAACTGGATTCCGCTGGGTCTATTGAATATCTTTTAGCTTATGTGTATGCGGTTCTTCGAAATAAAGTCGGGGACTGGTACAGATTTAAAAAAGCAGGAAAGTATTCTAACACTCGTTTAGAGCAGGAGTTTTTCTTAGAGGATGCAATACCTGATAAAGCAGCAGGACCTGAAAAGGAATTTTACAGAAGTCTTGTGCTACAAGAATTAGCAATCGCTATCGAAGAACTTCCTGAAGAACAAAAATCTGCGTTTGTAGAAAACGTGTTCGAAGGAAAATCCTTCAGAGAAATTTCGGAAGTTACCGGAATTCCAGAAGGAACTCTCTCGGCACGAAAATCTTACGCTAAAGATTTTTTAGCAAAACGTTTAAAGGACCTGAAGGTTTTCTTTCTGGAAGAGTTTTGA
- a CDS encoding LA_2444/LA_4059 family outer membrane protein, with translation MQTFLKLTASLFLGIFLCVSGPVYSQGKLPDPEALEKEADELDYQAGKSQVQAERRRLALLAAEKRKQAADVRNELHDQELSKPYTRPTLDIQFAALQSTWESEVLARNKNIGVNNYNTILSASGAYQNAQTSAAGAGVNPNLLNDSITGYSSPQGNTKTAFPIKLSYLNTAKTFGIEFNYLDLKIRPSYTTVDTASVLSALAPVQYHSVQYRRSDYSLNFAWYMHTATGRIGVAVGARNLDITSSEYGVIPGNYGFGKLEEKAGGLGPQIGVRIFKNFNAFLLGHFKADYFRTLGHYNRNTQGVLNGIAGPYILDTSPPGGLKENLLSRTGYEIDFGLSLLRSRWLKYTLGFQYTELISKVSGYNYNANVFPGSPADVLFLNQVSKPLDQFSTGSALRKEVHDKFYGIYLSLTLTI, from the coding sequence TTGCAGACTTTCCTGAAACTTACCGCATCCTTATTCTTAGGCATTTTTTTATGTGTCTCGGGCCCTGTATATTCTCAGGGGAAACTACCAGATCCGGAAGCCTTGGAAAAAGAAGCGGACGAGCTGGATTACCAAGCCGGCAAATCCCAGGTCCAAGCAGAAAGAAGAAGGCTTGCTTTACTCGCTGCAGAAAAAAGAAAACAAGCAGCTGATGTCCGAAATGAACTTCATGACCAAGAATTATCTAAACCTTATACCAGACCTACCCTAGATATTCAATTCGCTGCATTACAATCGACTTGGGAATCCGAAGTATTAGCGAGAAACAAGAATATCGGAGTGAATAACTACAATACAATCCTATCGGCATCTGGTGCTTATCAAAATGCTCAAACCTCTGCTGCAGGTGCTGGAGTAAATCCCAACTTATTAAATGATAGCATCACAGGTTATTCGAGTCCCCAAGGAAATACAAAGACTGCATTTCCAATCAAACTTTCTTATTTAAATACCGCTAAAACTTTCGGGATAGAATTTAATTATTTAGATCTAAAGATCAGACCTTCCTATACCACTGTAGACACAGCTTCGGTGTTATCTGCGCTTGCTCCAGTCCAATATCATTCCGTTCAATACAGAAGATCGGATTATTCATTGAACTTTGCTTGGTACATGCATACAGCAACCGGAAGGATTGGCGTAGCAGTAGGAGCAAGAAACCTAGATATCACATCCAGTGAATATGGAGTGATACCTGGAAATTACGGTTTCGGAAAATTGGAAGAAAAAGCGGGAGGATTAGGTCCTCAGATCGGAGTAAGGATCTTTAAGAACTTCAATGCATTTTTATTAGGACATTTTAAAGCGGATTATTTCAGGACCTTAGGACATTATAATAGAAATACTCAGGGAGTCCTGAACGGAATTGCTGGACCTTATATTTTAGATACTTCTCCACCAGGTGGACTGAAAGAGAATCTGCTTAGTAGAACTGGATACGAAATCGATTTTGGTCTTTCTTTACTCAGAAGCCGTTGGTTAAAATATACTTTAGGATTTCAATATACGGAATTGATCTCTAAGGTTTCCGGCTATAATTATAATGCGAATGTTTTCCCTGGATCGCCAGCTGATGTTCTATTTCTAAATCAGGTTTCCAAACCATTAGATCAGTTCTCTACCGGCTCAGCCTTAAGAAAAGAAGTGCATGATAAATTTTACGGAATTTATCTAAGTTTAACTTTGACTATTTAG
- the mazG gene encoding nucleoside triphosphate pyrophosphohydrolase: MKAPDPKDYPNSMAFLQDITSKLRSPEGCPWDREQTHSTLVPYLIEESQEVVEAILKENDEHTKEELGDLLFQVVLHSQIASERGAFGLEDVAKDVAEKLVLRHPHVFDPETKDISSADEVVANWDLFKEKEKQLRQKTFKPKSILSEVPETFPSLLKAEKFQKKAAKAGFDWEDIKGVEEKLNEELQEFLDEIRGIADPSSNQIRIEEELGDLLFTIVNLARKLGVSAESSLTRTNIKFKHRIEYIEAQLGKSDRKFSETPLEELEKLWNQAKKPTDRNQNLLEQKQSNVSDLIRGLSSFLVWKQGPETDWPKTYSFSYKSAEYSLIFSAFGSMTLLPSADPWGRKAQPIFYLNLSEKKNGTWEDLSGNSYKTQENIFEAILGSIHDYKNALSGKEE, translated from the coding sequence ATGAAAGCTCCCGACCCGAAAGACTATCCGAACTCGATGGCATTTCTCCAAGACATAACTTCTAAGCTTAGAAGTCCGGAAGGTTGTCCTTGGGATAGAGAGCAAACACATTCTACCCTAGTTCCTTATCTAATAGAAGAATCCCAAGAAGTGGTAGAAGCAATACTCAAAGAAAACGACGAACATACTAAGGAAGAACTGGGAGATCTATTATTCCAAGTGGTTCTTCACTCTCAGATAGCATCCGAAAGAGGTGCGTTCGGTTTGGAAGATGTGGCCAAAGATGTTGCGGAAAAACTTGTACTACGACACCCTCATGTATTCGATCCTGAAACAAAAGATATCTCTTCCGCAGATGAGGTAGTTGCAAACTGGGATCTATTTAAAGAGAAAGAAAAACAACTTAGACAAAAAACTTTCAAACCTAAATCAATTCTTTCCGAAGTCCCGGAAACATTTCCTTCGCTATTAAAGGCAGAAAAATTCCAGAAGAAAGCCGCAAAAGCAGGATTCGATTGGGAAGACATCAAAGGTGTAGAAGAAAAACTAAACGAAGAATTACAGGAGTTCTTAGACGAGATCAGAGGCATTGCCGATCCTTCTTCCAATCAAATTAGGATAGAGGAAGAATTGGGAGATCTACTTTTTACCATTGTGAATCTGGCGAGAAAACTAGGAGTCTCTGCAGAATCTTCTCTCACTAGAACTAATATAAAGTTTAAACATAGAATAGAATATATAGAAGCTCAGCTCGGAAAATCAGATCGTAAATTTTCCGAAACCCCTTTGGAAGAGTTAGAAAAACTTTGGAACCAAGCAAAGAAACCAACAGACCGAAATCAAAATCTTTTGGAACAAAAACAATCTAACGTTTCAGACCTCATTCGTGGACTTTCTTCATTTCTGGTTTGGAAACAAGGCCCGGAAACGGATTGGCCCAAAACTTATAGTTTTTCCTACAAATCAGCTGAATACTCATTGATATTCTCCGCATTCGGATCTATGACTCTATTGCCAAGTGCAGACCCTTGGGGAAGAAAGGCTCAGCCAATTTTCTATCTAAATTTATCAGAAAAGAAGAATGGAACCTGGGAAGATTTGTCTGGAAATTCCTACAAAACTCAGGAAAATATTTTCGAGGCAATTTTGGGATCGATCCATGATTATAAAAATGCCCTATCCGGAAAGGAAGAATGA
- a CDS encoding NADP-dependent isocitrate dehydrogenase: MAKIKVKTPLVELDGDEMTRIIWKEIKDRFIHPYLDIELDYYDLGVEYRDKTDDKVTVDSANAILKYGVGVKCATITPNQDRVVEYKLKKEWKSPNGTIRSILDGTVFRKPIIVNNIPSGVRSWEKPIVVGRHAFGDLYKDTELYIPEAGKVEIVFTTKDGKEKERVTINDFDGPGVVMGQFNLDKSIYSFAEACFNYAISEKINVWFATKDTISKKYHARFRAIFDEVSTKRAAELKAAGIEYWYYLIDDAVAQIVKNPGGMLWALMNYDGDVMSDMVASGFGSLGLMTSVLVSPDGKFEYEAAHGTVTRHYRQYQKGETTSTNSVASIFAWTGALAKRGELDGTPDVVSFAQKLEKAVIDTIQAGEMTKDLVLLTTTKGPKQLDTFQFMEAIQKRL, encoded by the coding sequence ATGGCTAAAATTAAGGTGAAAACTCCTCTCGTCGAGCTCGACGGGGACGAGATGACACGTATAATTTGGAAAGAAATTAAGGATCGTTTCATTCATCCTTATCTTGATATTGAATTAGATTATTATGATCTAGGCGTAGAATACCGCGACAAAACTGACGATAAAGTCACAGTCGATTCTGCGAATGCCATCTTAAAATACGGAGTGGGCGTTAAGTGCGCTACCATTACTCCGAACCAAGATCGAGTTGTAGAATACAAACTCAAAAAAGAATGGAAGTCTCCGAATGGGACTATTCGTTCCATTCTGGACGGAACTGTTTTCCGTAAACCGATCATCGTAAACAATATCCCTTCCGGAGTTAGATCCTGGGAGAAGCCGATCGTCGTTGGTCGTCACGCTTTCGGTGACCTTTACAAAGACACTGAGCTTTATATTCCGGAAGCTGGAAAAGTAGAGATCGTTTTCACAACCAAAGACGGAAAAGAAAAAGAAAGAGTTACCATTAACGATTTCGACGGACCTGGTGTTGTGATGGGACAGTTCAACTTGGACAAGTCCATCTATAGCTTCGCAGAAGCTTGTTTCAACTATGCGATCTCTGAAAAGATCAACGTATGGTTTGCAACTAAAGATACCATCTCTAAAAAATACCATGCTCGTTTCCGTGCGATCTTCGACGAAGTTTCCACTAAAAGAGCTGCAGAACTAAAAGCTGCTGGTATCGAATACTGGTATTACCTAATTGATGATGCAGTTGCTCAAATCGTTAAGAATCCAGGCGGAATGCTTTGGGCTCTAATGAACTATGATGGAGACGTGATGTCCGATATGGTAGCTTCCGGATTCGGATCATTAGGACTAATGACTTCTGTTCTTGTTTCTCCAGACGGAAAATTCGAATACGAAGCGGCACACGGAACTGTGACTCGTCACTACCGTCAGTATCAAAAAGGAGAAACCACTTCTACCAACTCTGTAGCTTCTATCTTTGCATGGACAGGAGCTCTTGCTAAGCGGGGAGAATTGGATGGAACACCTGATGTTGTTTCTTTTGCTCAAAAATTGGAGAAGGCGGTAATCGACACTATCCAAGCGGGCGAGATGACCAAGGACTTGGTTCTACTTACTACAACTAAAGGCCCGAAACAATTGGATACCTTCCAGTTTATGGAGGCGATCCAAAAACGCCTTTAG
- a CDS encoding cation transporter dimerization domain-containing protein, with product MPFDFSDEYKETLQNILSDRFSQVSKIYDIKARSMGERKFLEFRLEFKKEIQSTEYPKILGSLLDDLKQEFPYTEIIIYPKQG from the coding sequence ATGCCTTTCGACTTTTCGGATGAATACAAAGAGACTCTCCAAAATATTCTCTCGGATCGGTTCTCTCAGGTTTCTAAGATCTATGATATAAAAGCCAGATCCATGGGGGAAAGGAAATTTCTTGAGTTCCGATTGGAATTCAAAAAGGAAATCCAATCCACTGAATATCCTAAGATTTTGGGATCATTACTAGACGATCTAAAGCAAGAATTCCCTTATACAGAGATCATCATTTATCCGAAACAAGGATAG
- a CDS encoding AEC family transporter — protein MSNFVVIGLCFLFGILIRTKGKFPADSHKVINSFIISVSLPCMEFGPLRHASLDGNFLTFAAMPWVLFGFGFLFFSFLGKLLNWKESTIICLCLSAGLGNTSFLGIPLIESYYSKEGLPTVLIIDQLGTFLTLAIPGTYLGTKARHALQLSETKSSLWKTLFTFPPFLALLVSLGSRPLSVPPELESAISRIGDTLIPLALFSVGYQLPGTIRINSEDLNAENPKRGSDDSFRIRIPLLFGLVFKLIIGPILVWLCFGTFFHYSEKNMGENFLRNFKILIMESAMAPMITGSLLAAEWGLTPRLAVSLVGIGIPLSFLTTLGLYYLLENQAWTGTIFFGQ, from the coding sequence ATGTCTAATTTTGTAGTAATCGGACTTTGTTTTCTATTCGGAATACTCATCAGGACAAAAGGAAAGTTTCCTGCCGATTCTCATAAGGTTATCAATTCATTTATCATTTCAGTTTCCCTTCCTTGTATGGAGTTTGGCCCTCTACGTCATGCTTCACTAGATGGGAACTTCTTAACATTCGCGGCAATGCCTTGGGTGCTTTTTGGATTCGGATTTTTATTTTTCAGCTTTTTGGGAAAACTTCTAAATTGGAAAGAAAGTACAATCATATGTCTTTGTCTTTCTGCCGGACTCGGAAATACTTCTTTTTTAGGAATTCCACTCATCGAGTCTTATTACTCTAAAGAGGGACTTCCTACAGTTCTGATCATAGACCAACTAGGAACATTTCTAACTCTTGCTATTCCAGGAACTTATTTAGGAACCAAGGCAAGACATGCACTCCAACTCTCAGAAACCAAATCATCTCTTTGGAAGACATTATTTACATTCCCTCCATTTTTAGCATTACTCGTTTCTTTGGGCTCTCGCCCTCTTTCAGTTCCTCCAGAGCTTGAGTCAGCAATCTCAAGGATCGGAGATACCCTCATCCCACTTGCTCTTTTTTCAGTAGGATACCAACTTCCTGGTACCATTCGAATCAATTCCGAAGATCTAAATGCCGAAAATCCCAAGAGGGGATCAGACGATTCTTTTAGGATAAGAATTCCTTTGTTATTCGGCTTAGTATTTAAACTTATAATTGGTCCAATCTTGGTCTGGCTTTGTTTCGGAACATTCTTCCATTATTCAGAAAAAAATATGGGCGAAAATTTTCTCAGAAACTTTAAGATTCTAATCATGGAGTCTGCAATGGCTCCCATGATCACGGGAAGTCTTCTTGCAGCAGAATGGGGACTTACACCAAGACTCGCTGTTTCCCTTGTTGGAATTGGAATACCGCTTTCTTTTCTAACGACCTTAGGATTGTATTACCTCCTGGAGAATCAGGCGTGGACTGGAACGATCTTTTTCGGGCAGTAA
- a CDS encoding TIGR00730 family Rossman fold protein, with protein sequence MTQMKPAICVFCGSRPGKEPRYLQAAVFLGHLMASEGIGLVYGGATSGLMGAVADSVLEKGGTVIGVLPEFLTSKEIAHKEITELILVPTMHERKLLMYEKSIAFIALPGGIGTLEELVEVTSWNQLGVLSKPIGILNVNGFFDPLLKQLDHMVEEGFLDSQTREWIEVSADPEELFEKIIKRSRI encoded by the coding sequence CTGACCCAGATGAAACCAGCCATTTGCGTATTCTGCGGTTCCAGACCTGGCAAGGAACCTCGTTATCTTCAAGCCGCAGTCTTCTTAGGACATCTAATGGCTTCAGAAGGAATAGGGCTGGTCTATGGTGGAGCTACCTCCGGTTTGATGGGGGCTGTCGCTGATTCCGTTTTAGAAAAAGGCGGGACTGTAATAGGTGTTCTTCCTGAGTTTCTTACGAGTAAAGAAATTGCTCATAAAGAAATTACGGAACTGATCTTAGTTCCAACCATGCATGAAAGAAAACTACTGATGTACGAAAAGTCCATCGCGTTCATTGCTTTGCCTGGGGGAATTGGTACCTTAGAAGAATTGGTAGAAGTTACTTCTTGGAATCAGCTTGGAGTTCTTTCTAAACCGATCGGAATATTGAATGTAAACGGGTTTTTCGATCCATTATTAAAACAATTAGATCATATGGTTGAAGAAGGGTTCTTAGATTCTCAAACTAGAGAATGGATAGAAGTTAGTGCGGATCCGGAAGAACTTTTCGAAAAGATCATCAAAAGAAGTAGGATCTAA
- a CDS encoding response regulator, with product MNANKEIPYQGGIQKEGAGLPSEKLKILIVDTSKVILEIISSEFSSSLFEVKKVSHVEEATQLARENKFDLITLGVHLEGGTGFDLCREIRSKSKKEKFASSGARIIFVTSDFTEENRMIAHNAGADGFIEKTQELSSFQSTIDEIIKDLKEEKKEPSQKNPSLAKKKVLIIDDSELNLLLFRRLLESKGAEVQTAISGKHALQILDENPHDFEAIFTDMYMPGMNGNELCSLVQKNPAFSKIRLGITSAAEESSFTRDKIPSGVELFSKPYDMQVICNFLK from the coding sequence ATGAATGCAAATAAGGAAATACCCTACCAAGGCGGCATCCAGAAAGAAGGTGCCGGTTTGCCTTCAGAAAAACTTAAAATACTGATCGTAGATACAAGCAAGGTTATACTTGAGATCATCTCCTCCGAATTTTCCTCATCCCTATTCGAGGTAAAAAAAGTATCTCATGTAGAAGAAGCAACACAACTTGCCAGAGAGAACAAATTCGATTTAATCACTTTAGGTGTCCATTTAGAAGGTGGGACAGGCTTCGATCTTTGCAGAGAGATCAGAAGTAAATCCAAGAAGGAAAAATTTGCATCTTCCGGAGCAAGGATCATATTTGTAACCTCCGATTTTACCGAGGAAAACAGAATGATCGCTCATAACGCGGGCGCGGACGGTTTTATAGAAAAAACCCAGGAGCTGAGTTCTTTTCAATCCACGATAGACGAGATCATAAAAGATCTGAAAGAAGAGAAAAAGGAACCTTCTCAAAAAAATCCTAGTTTAGCAAAGAAGAAGGTACTTATCATAGATGATTCCGAACTGAACCTGTTATTATTCAGAAGATTATTAGAATCAAAAGGGGCTGAAGTCCAAACAGCAATTTCTGGAAAACATGCACTCCAAATTTTAGATGAGAATCCTCATGATTTCGAAGCAATTTTTACTGATATGTACATGCCTGGGATGAATGGGAACGAACTCTGTAGCCTCGTCCAAAAAAATCCTGCTTTTTCCAAAATTCGGTTAGGGATCACTTCAGCTGCGGAAGAATCTTCTTTTACAAGAGATAAGATCCCAAGCGGTGTGGAATTATTTTCTAAACCTTACGATATGCAAGTGATCTGTAATTTTCTAAAATAG